One Micromonospora sp. FIMYZ51 genomic window carries:
- a CDS encoding iron chelate uptake ABC transporter family permease subunit produces MIVIRTPGGLSLRLHRRSVLVGATCALLALAVAVLAVGHGDYPMSPADVLRTLTGAGSPAEEFIVTELRLPRLVTGLAVGAALGLAGAVFQALVRNPLGSPDVLGFTQGAATGALVVVVVGGSSAALAGAAALGGIGTGLLIYLIAWRRGVYGYRLVLVGIGMWAILTGVNGYLLTRAPLMEAARAVLWLTGSLDGRGWSNAGPLLALLAVAVPVLLACAPALRMTELGDDAASGLGVPVPRLRMLLLAAAVLLVSLSAAAAGPVSFVALTAPHLARRLTRAPGTPLLPAAIIGALTIVVADQVALRAFPGQLQVGVVTGVLGGGYLVWLLATERRAGRL; encoded by the coding sequence ATGATCGTCATCCGCACCCCGGGCGGCCTCTCGCTCCGGCTGCACCGCCGCTCGGTGCTCGTCGGGGCGACCTGCGCGCTGCTCGCGCTCGCCGTGGCGGTGCTGGCCGTCGGTCACGGCGACTACCCGATGTCGCCGGCCGACGTGCTGCGTACGCTTACCGGCGCCGGCAGCCCCGCCGAGGAGTTCATCGTCACCGAGTTGCGCCTGCCCCGGCTGGTCACCGGGCTGGCCGTCGGTGCCGCGCTCGGCCTGGCCGGCGCGGTGTTCCAGGCCCTGGTCCGCAACCCGCTGGGCAGCCCGGACGTGCTCGGCTTCACCCAGGGCGCGGCGACCGGCGCGCTCGTGGTCGTGGTGGTCGGCGGCAGCAGTGCCGCGCTGGCCGGCGCCGCCGCGCTCGGCGGCATCGGCACCGGTCTGCTGATCTATCTGATCGCCTGGCGGCGGGGTGTGTACGGCTACCGGCTGGTGCTGGTCGGCATCGGCATGTGGGCCATCCTGACCGGCGTCAACGGCTACCTGCTGACCCGCGCGCCGCTGATGGAGGCGGCCCGGGCCGTGCTCTGGCTCACCGGCAGCCTCGACGGTCGGGGCTGGTCGAACGCCGGGCCGCTGCTGGCCCTGCTCGCGGTGGCGGTGCCGGTGCTACTGGCCTGCGCACCGGCGCTGCGGATGACCGAGCTGGGCGACGACGCGGCAAGCGGGCTGGGCGTACCCGTGCCACGGTTGCGGATGCTCCTGCTCGCCGCGGCGGTGCTGCTGGTCTCCCTCTCGGCAGCCGCCGCCGGTCCGGTGTCGTTCGTCGCGCTTACCGCCCCGCACCTGGCCCGGCGGCTGACCCGGGCACCCGGCACCCCGCTGCTGCCGGCCGCGATCATCGGCGCGCTGACCATCGTCGTCGCCGACCAGGTGGCGCTGCGGGCCTTCCCCGGCCAACTGCAGGTCGGCGTGGTGACCGGCGTGCTCGGCGGCGGCTACCTGGTCTGGCTGCTGGCCACCGAACGCCGGGCCGGCCGGCTGTGA
- a CDS encoding aspartate aminotransferase family protein, giving the protein MTLPVHTTSPTGPTTARAQLFHDGTVEDYRRAVAAGVDRVARRVAEVTGPFTGVRPDQLAPLVDAIDLDRPLPDTTAALDELEEVYLRDAVFFHHPRYLAHLNCPVVIPALVGEAVLSAVNSSLDTWDQSAGGTLIERRLIDWTAHRIGLGPVADGVFTSGGTQSNLHALLLAREEALAGASPTDRRILLPRLRIVTSAAGHFSVQKAAKLLGLAPDAVVVVQTGPDRRMRPGAVRHEISRCRRAGLPVLAVVATAGTTDFGTIDPLAEIAEVCATAGVWLHVDAAYGCGLLVSPTRRHLLDGIERADSVTVDYHKSFFQPVSSSAVLVRDRRTLRHATWHADYLNPARMVTERIPNQVDKSLQTTRRFDALKLWLTLRVMGPDAIGELFDEVCDRAAQAWELIAADPRFEVLTRSPLSTVVFRWQPAGTGPELTDAANLHARAALAASGLAVVAGTRVDGRQYLKFTVLNPATTRDDIAYVLDLIAEHAGRYAHTHAAVRSADLTCPVG; this is encoded by the coding sequence ATGACCCTGCCGGTGCACACCACTTCGCCGACCGGACCGACAACCGCCCGGGCCCAGCTGTTCCACGACGGCACCGTCGAGGACTACCGCCGGGCCGTGGCGGCCGGCGTCGACCGGGTGGCCCGGCGGGTGGCCGAGGTGACCGGGCCTTTCACCGGCGTACGCCCGGACCAACTGGCCCCGCTCGTGGACGCGATCGACCTGGACCGGCCGCTGCCCGACACCACCGCCGCACTCGACGAGCTGGAGGAGGTGTACCTGCGCGACGCGGTCTTCTTCCACCACCCGCGCTACCTGGCCCACCTCAACTGCCCGGTGGTCATCCCGGCGCTCGTCGGCGAGGCGGTGCTCAGCGCGGTCAACTCCTCGCTTGACACCTGGGACCAGAGTGCCGGCGGCACCCTGATCGAGCGGCGGCTGATCGACTGGACGGCACACCGGATCGGCCTCGGCCCGGTCGCGGACGGCGTCTTCACCAGCGGCGGCACCCAGTCCAACCTGCACGCCCTGCTGTTGGCCCGGGAGGAGGCGCTGGCCGGGGCGAGCCCCACCGACCGGCGGATCCTGCTGCCCCGGCTGCGGATCGTCACCTCAGCGGCCGGTCACTTCAGCGTGCAGAAGGCAGCCAAGCTGCTCGGCCTGGCACCGGACGCGGTCGTGGTGGTGCAGACCGGCCCGGACCGGCGGATGCGCCCCGGCGCCGTCCGGCACGAGATCAGCCGCTGCCGCCGCGCCGGGTTGCCGGTGCTGGCGGTGGTGGCCACCGCCGGCACCACCGACTTCGGCACCATCGACCCGCTCGCCGAGATCGCCGAGGTGTGCGCCACCGCCGGCGTGTGGCTGCACGTGGACGCCGCGTACGGCTGCGGGTTGCTGGTCTCGCCGACCCGCCGGCACCTGCTCGACGGCATCGAGCGGGCCGATTCGGTGACCGTCGACTACCACAAGTCCTTCTTCCAGCCGGTCAGCTCCAGCGCGGTGCTGGTCCGCGACCGGCGTACGCTGCGGCACGCCACCTGGCACGCCGACTACCTGAACCCGGCCCGGATGGTCACCGAACGCATTCCCAACCAGGTCGACAAGAGCTTGCAGACCACCCGCCGCTTCGACGCGCTCAAGCTCTGGCTGACCCTGCGGGTGATGGGGCCGGACGCCATCGGCGAACTCTTCGACGAGGTCTGCGACCGGGCCGCGCAGGCGTGGGAGCTGATCGCCGCCGACCCCCGGTTCGAGGTGCTCACCCGCTCGCCACTGAGCACCGTGGTGTTCCGCTGGCAGCCGGCCGGGACCGGCCCGGAGTTGACCGACGCGGCGAACCTGCACGCCCGGGCGGCACTGGCCGCCTCCGGACTGGCGGTGGTCGCCGGCACCCGGGTCGACGGCCGGCAGTACCTCAAGTTCACCGTGCTCAACCCCGCCACCACCCGCGACGACATCGCCTACGTGCTCGACCTGATCGCCGAGCACGCCGGCCGGTACGCGCACACCCACGCCGCCGTGCGCAGCGCCGATCTGACCTGCCCGGTCGGCTGA
- a CDS encoding ABC transporter substrate-binding protein produces the protein MPDPLSARRLSRRGLLAAGGTAALAAVLAGCGRDDAAKPNSDNASGPWSFTDDRPETVTADTRPTRVVAFTGSAAALVDFGLGGEVVGVFGETKKADGSADPQAGDLDVESVEILGNVWGEFSVEKYAALRPELLVTHMYDPGAYWYVPDESKDKILPRAPVVTITTARVPMTRPIERYAQLAESLGADLSAPRVTDAKARFEAAAEAVRQAVAANPGIKVLAASGSPDLFYVSNPKVSTDLMYFAELGVDIVVPTKLEAGDYFEALSWENTGRFPADLILLDNRSTALQPTDLAAKPTWKQLPAVQAGQVTPWDAVPRFSYAGAAPLLENLAKAIQSAKKLT, from the coding sequence ATGCCTGATCCGCTTTCCGCACGCCGGCTCTCCCGCCGAGGGCTGCTGGCCGCCGGTGGCACCGCCGCCCTCGCCGCCGTGCTCGCCGGCTGCGGCCGGGACGATGCCGCAAAACCCAACAGTGACAACGCTTCTGGCCCGTGGTCGTTCACCGACGACCGCCCCGAGACGGTCACTGCCGACACCCGCCCGACCCGGGTGGTGGCCTTCACCGGCTCCGCCGCCGCACTTGTCGATTTCGGACTCGGTGGCGAGGTGGTCGGCGTCTTCGGGGAGACCAAGAAGGCCGACGGCAGCGCCGACCCGCAGGCCGGTGACCTGGACGTGGAAAGCGTTGAGATCCTCGGCAACGTCTGGGGCGAGTTCAGCGTCGAGAAGTACGCCGCGCTACGCCCGGAACTGCTGGTCACCCACATGTACGACCCGGGCGCCTACTGGTACGTGCCGGACGAGAGCAAGGACAAGATCCTGCCGCGTGCGCCGGTGGTCACCATCACCACCGCCCGGGTGCCGATGACCCGGCCCATCGAGCGCTACGCCCAGCTCGCCGAGTCCCTCGGCGCCGACCTGTCGGCCCCGAGGGTCACCGACGCCAAGGCCCGCTTCGAGGCCGCCGCCGAGGCGGTCCGCCAGGCCGTCGCGGCCAACCCCGGCATCAAGGTGCTGGCCGCCTCCGGCAGCCCCGACCTGTTCTACGTCTCCAACCCCAAGGTCAGCACCGACCTGATGTACTTCGCCGAACTCGGCGTCGACATCGTGGTACCCACCAAACTCGAAGCCGGCGACTACTTCGAGGCGCTCAGCTGGGAGAACACCGGCAGGTTCCCGGCCGACCTGATCCTGCTCGACAACCGCAGCACCGCCCTGCAACCGACCGACCTGGCCGCCAAGCCCACCTGGAAGCAGCTGCCCGCCGTGCAGGCCGGCCAGGTGACCCCGTGGGACGCCGTGCCCCGTTTCTCGTACGCCGGGGCCGCGCCGCTGCTGGAGAACCTCGCCAAGGCCATCCAGAGCGCGAAGAAGCTGACCTGA
- a CDS encoding iron chelate uptake ABC transporter family permease subunit, with translation MESPPPETPTRSTPPRRPRRAASRAAGLVAAALVLVAVVVLSVAVGAKPIPLAEVWPALTDPHAAEYAVVHEMRLPRTLLGLLAGTALGVAGAAMQALTRNPLADPGLLGINAGAAAAIATAALLFGVGGGAGQVWFALAGAALVTVGVYAVGGGRTATPARLALAGAALNAALYSYVSAVMLLDSAGLERLRFWTVGSLASADDATVRRVLPFIAIGLLAALAAARPLNALALGDDTAQALGARPALIRAAVIVAITLLCGAATAACGPIVFVGLLVPHLVRTLTGPDLRWLVPYCALLAPVLLLGSDVLGRLLGRPGELQVGLVTAVLGGPLFLWLVTRTRTARP, from the coding sequence ATCGAGTCACCACCGCCCGAAACGCCGACCCGGTCCACCCCACCCCGTCGACCGCGCCGCGCCGCGTCGCGGGCCGCCGGTCTCGTCGCCGCCGCGCTGGTCCTGGTCGCCGTGGTGGTGCTCAGCGTCGCCGTCGGCGCCAAGCCGATCCCGCTGGCCGAGGTGTGGCCGGCACTCACCGACCCGCACGCCGCCGAGTACGCCGTGGTGCACGAGATGCGGCTGCCCCGCACACTGCTCGGCCTGCTCGCCGGCACCGCGCTCGGGGTGGCCGGCGCGGCGATGCAGGCGTTGACCCGCAACCCGCTCGCCGACCCCGGTCTGCTCGGCATCAACGCGGGCGCCGCCGCCGCGATCGCCACCGCCGCGCTGCTGTTCGGTGTCGGCGGTGGCGCCGGCCAGGTCTGGTTCGCGCTGGCCGGCGCCGCGCTGGTGACCGTCGGTGTGTACGCGGTCGGTGGCGGGCGCACCGCCACCCCGGCCCGGCTGGCGCTGGCCGGTGCGGCACTCAACGCCGCGCTCTACTCCTACGTCAGTGCGGTGATGCTGCTCGACTCGGCCGGCCTGGAGCGGCTGCGGTTCTGGACCGTCGGGTCGCTGGCCAGCGCCGACGACGCCACCGTGCGGCGGGTGCTGCCGTTCATCGCGATCGGGCTGCTGGCCGCACTGGCCGCCGCCCGACCGCTGAACGCGCTGGCCCTCGGCGACGACACCGCGCAGGCGCTGGGTGCCCGCCCGGCGCTGATCCGGGCAGCGGTGATCGTCGCCATCACCCTGCTCTGCGGGGCCGCCACCGCCGCCTGCGGGCCCATCGTCTTCGTCGGGCTGCTGGTGCCGCACCTGGTGCGTACCCTCACCGGGCCGGACCTGCGCTGGCTGGTGCCGTACTGCGCGCTGCTCGCCCCGGTGCTGCTGCTCGGCTCCGACGTGCTCGGCCGGCTGCTGGGCCGGCCGGGCGAGTTGCAGGTGGGGCTGGTCACCGCCGTGCTCGGCGGTCCGCTCTTCCTCTGGCTGGTGACCCGGACCCGGACGGCCCGCCCATGA